The nucleotide window CGCCTCCTGTGCCCTTCACCCTGCTTGTGCTGGGCAGTGGCGGCCGCGGGGAGAGCCTGCTGGCGCCGGATCAGGACAATGCAGTGATCTTCGACGGCACCGCGGAGCACGATGCCTGGTTCGCGGAGTGGGGCACGCGTCTGACGGATATCCTCGATGCCGCCGGAATTCCCTATTGCAATGGCGGGGTGATGGTGTCCAACCCGCTTTGGCGCGGCACGCCGGATGACTGGCGCCAGCGGGTCGGGGAGTGGATCGGGAGGGGCAGGGGCGAGAACCTGATGAATGTCGATATCTTCTTCGACTTCGCGCCGGTGCTGGGAGAGGCCGGACTGGCGGCGTCACTGCGCCGTGACGCCATCACGACGGCAAGACGGGAGGTCGTGTTCCTCGGCAATCTGGTCCAGCATATCGGCGCCTTCCGCCCGCCGCTCGCCTGGGATTGGTTTGGCCTGGCCAGCGGGTTCCAGCTTCAGGATGGTCGCGTTGACCTGAAACTGGGCGGTCTCCTGCCGCTGGTGTCCGCCGCCCGGGTGCTCGCCCTGCGGCATGGCATCGAGGCGACCTCGACGTTTGAACGCTTCCGGAAACTACGGGAGCGGAAACTGATTTCGGCAGGTGACGCCATGGCCGTGGCGGAAGCCCTGGAGGCTTTCATGGCCGCAATCCTGCGCCAGCAACTGGCTGATAGCGCCGCCGGTCTCGAGCCGTCATCAAAGATCGACCCGTCGCTTCTGGACCGGCGGGAACGCCGGACGCTGCGCGCGCATCTCACGATGGTGGATATCATCCAGCCGATGGTCGAAGGGGCAGTTGCCCGGTAGAGAAAGGGCTGCGTGGCAGCCCTCCCTTTTTCATCGCTATCCCCCACTCCTCACCATCGTCCCGCCCCTCCGCCATCATCCCGACGCAGGTCGGGATCAATGGAAGACGCGCACTGCCCCATGATCACCTGGGTCCCGGCTCTCCGGCCGGAATGACGATGAAAAACAGCGCGCTCCGCTCTCCAACACCGTCATTCCCGCGCACGCGGGGACCCAGAGATTACAAGCATCGCCTCATCATCGGTGGATCCCGACCTGCGTCGGGATGACGATGGAGGGGCGGGATGGCGACGAAAGGAGGCCGGGGTGACGGGCCGGCCTCGGTACTGGTGGCGTCTGCGAGGGGGTTGCAACCAGCTGTATCCATGCCATATGCAGGCGGCGTGCAGCGGCCCATTGCCGCCGCGGCCGCACTTGGATACAACTCTGCCCTCATTCTCATACTTCATAGGAGCGTCGCCTTGGCTGCGTACCAGTACATTTACGTGATGAAAGGTCTGAGCAAGACCTGGCCCGGCGGGCGCGAGGTTCTGAAGAACATTCATCTGTCCTTCCTGCCCGGCGCCAAGATCGGCGTGCTCGGCGCGAACGGCGCGGGTAAATCGACCCTGCTGAAGATCATGGCCGGGGTCGATACGGAGTATCAGGGCGAGGCCTGGGCCGCCGATGGCATCAAGGTCGGCTACCTGGCGCAGGAGCCGGAGCTGAATGCCGACAAGGACGTGCATGGCAACGTCATGGAAGGCATGGGCGAGACGAAGGACCTGCTCGATCGCTTCAACGAGGTCAGCGCCAAGTTCGGCGAGGAAATGACCGACGATCAGATGAACGATCTGCTGGCCGAGCAGGGCGAGCTGCAGGAGAAGATCGACGCCGCCGACGCCTGGGATCTGGACCGCAAGGTCGAGATCGCCATGGACGCGCTACGGCTGCCGCCGGGCGATGCGGACGTGACCAAGCTGTCCGGTGGTGAACGCCGCCGGGTGGCGCTCTGCAAGCTGCTGCTCTCCACCCCGGACATGCTGCTGCTCGATGAGCCGACCAACCACTTGGACGCCGAATCCGTCGCCTGGCTGCAGCGCTTCCTGCACGATTTCCCGGGCACCGTCGTGACCGTGACCCATGATCGCTACTTCCTCGACGAAGTGGCCGGCTGGATTCTGGAACTCGACCGCGGCAAGGGTATTCCCTACGAGGGGAACTACACCGGCTGGCTGGAACAGAAGCAGAAGCGGATGGAGCAGGAAGGCCGGACCGAAGACGCCCGCCAGCGCTCCCTCAACCAGGAGCTGGAATGGGTCCGGCAGTCGCCGCGTGCCCGGCAGGCAAAGAGCAAGGCGCGTCTCAACGCTTATGAAGAGCTGCTGGCGAAGAGCGAGGAGAAGAGCAACGATACGGCTCAGATCGTCATCCCGGCCGGCCCGCGTCTTGGCGGCCAGGTGATCGAGGCCGATCACCTGAGCAAGGGCTTCGGCGACCGGCTGCTGATCGACGATCTGTCCTTCAAGCTGCCCCCGGGCGGCATTGTCGGTGTGATCGGCCCGAACGGCGCTGGTAAGACTACGCTGTTCCGGATGATCACCGGTCAGGAAACCCCGGATAACGGCACGTTCACGGTCGGCGATACTGTCGTGCTCGGCTATATCGACCAGTCCCGCGATTCCCTTGACGGCAAGAAAACCGTCTGGGAGGAAATCTCCGACGGGCTGGACGAGATCGATCTCGGCAAGCGCAAGATGCAGAGCCGGGCCTATTGCGGGTTGTTCAACTTCCGTGGCGGCGACCAGCAGAAGAAGGTCGGCCAGCTTTCCGGTGGTGAGCGCAACCGGGTGCATCTGGCCAAGATGCTGAAATCCGGCGCCAACCTGCTGATGCTCGATGAGCCGACCAACGATCTTGATGTCGACACGCTCCGGGCACTGGAAGAGGCTCTTCTGGAATTCGCGGGCTGCGCCGTGGTCATCACCCATGATCGCTGGTTCCTCGATCGGATCGCGACCCACATCCTCGCTTTCGAGGGCGACAGTCACGTCGAGTGGTTCGAGGGCAATTACCAGGCCTATGAGGAAGACAAGAAGGCCCGGCTTGGCGCAGATGCGGTGGAGCCGCACCGGATCAAGTACAAGCCAATCGCCCGCGCCTGATCGCTCGCACGCACTAACGAAAAACGCCGGCTTCAAAGCCGGCGTTTTTTATGTGCGGTTTGTCCGAAGAATATTCAGGTGCGCTTGCGCAGCCCTTCGAGGATCTCTTCCATGCGTGCCAGAAGGGGCTCAATCTTGCCGCCGTTGCTCTCGATCACGGAGGAGTACTCGTTGCGCTGGGTGATACCCATGCTGATTCCCTCGATCACCACATCGACGATCTTGAACTGCCCGCCATCCTCGATCAGCCGCCAGTCGATCAGCACGTTGCCCTGCGGGCTTGCGGGGTCGACGATGTTGCTCTTCACCACGGTATAGCGGCCATTCTCACCGCTACCGGTAACCTCGAATTTCTGCCCGGAATAATTGTCGAACTGGTTCGTGTAGGTGAAGACGATGCTTTCTTCGAAGAGCTTCAGGTAGGTCTCCCGCTGCTCTGGGCTGGCCCGGCGCCAGTTGCGGCCAAGCACAAACTGGCCGATCCAGTTAAGATCGAAATGATCGTTCAGAAGCATCCGGAACTTCTCACGCCGAGCCTCGCCGACGACCGCCTTGTCGGTCACCAGCGCGAGCGCCGAATCACCGAGGCCGGCCACGAATTTCTCCGCGGCGGCGCCTTTTTCGTCAGCCCATACCGGTGCTGAAGGAACTGCTACACATAGGAAAAGCAGGATAATCGCGCGATGGAAAATGGTCATCGTGTCTGCCTGACTCAATTCGATTTGGTCGGAAGCTCGCCGGTTTCGGAGACGGGCCGGTCGGACGGAGTGAAGTCCTCGAAGTCCTTGCTGCCGTCCGCTGTGAGCGGCTCCCCCGAAGGCTCTCCATTCCGGATCTCGGCATCCCGGCGCTGCAGATAGATGGAGCGCAGGCGGGCATAGTAATCGAGCGAGGAGGCCTTGAGTTCGTTTATTTGATCGAAGTTGCGGGCGCGGAAATCGACGGCGCGGGTGCCGGCGCGGCTTATGGTGATCGCATTCTTGGCGCCTTGGCCGCTGACGATATAGGTCAGCGGGTCGAAGAAGGTGTCGACAATGCGTCCGGCCAGATCGCGGCCATTCGAAGGGCCGAGAAGGGGCAGCACAAGATAAGGGCCGCCGCCGACCTCGTGTACACCGAGGGTCTGGCCAAAATCTTCATCGCGGTAGGCCCAGTCTTCGCCCTGGCCCCAATCGATCAGTCCGACCGTGATGCCGTTGACAAAGAACTGGCGAGTCGCATTGCCGGCATTGTTCGTGTCGCCCTGCAGCAGGCTGTTGGCAATCACGACCGGGGAGCGCAGCCAGCGCAGGAAGTTGCGGACCATCTCCTGGATCGGATCGGGCAAAGCGGTCTTGTAGACGAAGGCCGTTGGCTGCAGCACGAAGATGTCGACCGTATCGTTCATGGCGAAGACCAAGCGGTTGACCGGCTCAATGGGGTCAAAGATCTGCGGGCCAGCGGCGGTTTCTTCCGGAGGAGTCGCACAACCGGTCAGCGCGATCAGCACGAAAAGGATACCGGCGGCCCGGTGAATGCGAGACAGAAAAGTCATAAACTCAACCCGTTACCTGCGCGTTTCAGCGAATAGCCGCCTCTTGATCCATGGCCTGCGTTTGTCTGATGCAAACGGCAATCCACCAACTCAATAGCCTCAGTCGCAAGGATAAGCTGGTACCACAGAGGTTTCCGCAAGGCCAAGGCCTCGCAATTTATCCGCAATTTCTTACCGCGGTGATGTTGCAAAAATATCGCGCTCTCATGTTGTGTTGCATGCATATGTTACTTGATCCTGCGCGCCAGGGAAAAAGCGCGACGGTTCCATTCTACCGTTCCGACCGCTTTGTAAAGACGTCCTGCCTGAATTGTGAAGGCAGCCGCGGTCGCATTGTCCACATTGATGGACAGCAGCCCGATCATCAGAAGGGAATCGGCTTCGCTGATATGATCGGCGGCCTGCCGGAACAATCCGCGTGCCTCCGCGTAAGCCTGCTGCGCCTGCGCCAATCGCCCAAGTTGTGATTCCAGATCTCCTATGGCTCTCAGGGCCGCACCCTCCAGTCCGATCTCATTGAGGCCACGATACATGGTCCGGGCTTGCGCAAATGTCACCCGGGCCCGGTCTGGATTCTCCACCAGAAGGTCGATCTGACCCATATCCATCAGCGTCTGCGCCGCGTCACGGGCACCGCCGGCATTCTTGTAGTGATTCTGCGCTTCCTTCATCACCTCGCGGGCACCGCGCGAGTTGCCCTTTTGCATTTCGACGCGTCCCTTGCCTTTCAGGGCGTCGGCCAGGATGGGCAGTTTGTCGGTGCCTTTCGAGAGCTGGATCGCCCGCTCGAAGTTCATTCGTGCATCTTCAAGCCGGCCGCCCATGCGCTCCATTTCACCGAGCCCGATGAGTAGCCGGGCCTCCAGTGAGCCATCCTGCGATTCGGCGAGCATGGTGCGGGCAATCGCCCCGTGGGAGCGGGCGATTTCAAAGCGGATCGGTGCCCGTCTGATGTCCCCGCGTCCTGCCAGCATCGGACTGTTACCAACCCGCCGCGCGGCATCGCGGAACCGGTCGGCGGCTTCAAGGGCAGTGGCTTGCGCGTTTGGCGCTCGTCCGAGACGGCGCAGGATGTCGGTCATGGCAAGACGAACAGCCGCCTCGCCGAGAAAATCTCCGGTACGGCGATAGAGGGTGAGGGCGCGCTCGAAGCGGTTCTGGGCATCCGCCGATAGCCGTTTCTGCCGGTCGATCTCGGCGCGGCAATAGAGCGCGTGCGCTTCGCCATTCCGGTCTCCGACCTGGCTGAACAAAAAATGGGCGTGCTCGAATGAGGCGGCGGCTTCATCTGTCTTGGTCAGTTGCATGGAGGCCTCGGCCGACCCGAGCGCCGCATTGGCCTCACCGAACCGGCTGTTCTCCTCGATATAGAGCTTGGCGGCTTCTTCGAAGGCTTGCCGCGCGCCATCTGAGCTTTTCTTGGCGATCAGCAGATAGCCCTGTTGCAGCAGGGCGTTGGCCATTCCCGTCCGGTTCTTAGCCGCGCTTGCCGCGTTGTAGGCAGCTTCGAATTTCTTGGAGGCATCGTCAGGCTGATTACGGGCGCGCTCGAGCTTTCCAAGGCTGATCATGCTTTCGATCACGCCTTCTGTGTCCTTGGCCTCCTTGAACAGGCTCTCCGCCTCGTGGAAATTCTCACGCGCCTCTGTATTCAGGCCATGTAACCGGAAGCCCTCGCCCTGGGCCCAAAGGCGCCCGGCCATGGCGCCGGGGCCGGTGCTGAGTGTGCCGCCTGAACGCATCGCCTGGACGCCGCCGCCACGCTTGATGTCGCGGGCCACCACCCAATCCGCGATCAGGGCGCAAATTCCGAAAACGCTGATCGTGGCGGCAACCAGATGTTGGTAGTTGTCGGCTTTTCCGAGGGTGAAGAAGTAACTCGCGAACACCCCGATGGCGGTCAGCGCGATAATCGTCAGCCGCCGTTGCCAGAGGCCAAGCCGGCCCCGGCGCTTTGCCCGTGTGATCGCAGAACGCAAAGGCGTTCTCCTTTTTGCCTGAGAAGGCTTTGCCGAAATTACCGGCAGTCTAATCCTAAATGGGTGCTAATTCCTTAATATCACAAGATCATTCAGAAATCGTCTCACGGAGATCAAACCGTCTGCGCCGACAGTTTCTGGTAAATGGGTTTTAGCATTACAGGAAGTATATAGATCGGGAACTGGGCGACGGCAAAAAACAGGAAGGCTTCCGGCCCGAGCGCGGAGCCTGCCGCTGCCATGAACAACGCCATGTTGCGATTTCCGGAGGACAGGGCGACAGAGAGTTGATTCTGGCGATCGGTCCAGAAGAACACCAATCCGCCGATCAGCTGCAGGCCGAGACTTCCTGCAAAAGCCGCCCCAACGTAGAGCATTACCGTCGCCGGGTCGGTGACCAGCCAGTCGCGGACACCGTCCATCACGGAGACGGCGAAAACCAGCATCAGAACAACCGCGATGCCGTCAAAAATCGCAGCTTTCTCCCGCAAGACTTCGGTGCCGAGTTTGCGCCTGACAATGGTCGCGACAAGGGCGCACCCGGCAATCATGAGCGCCAGTTTCACGGTCAGGGCGCCCGCGCTCAGGTCAACCTCGATGCCGATCAGCCAGAACAGAAGGCCGGGCAGGATGAAGGGGAAGACGAAAGTCGAGACCACCATCAGGAGCAGGGCGGCCGCCGAGTTCAGTCCGATGATCAGGGCAATGACGGGAACCGTTACCAGAGGCGGACTGCCGCTCCAGATCAGCATCGGCGTCGCCAGTTCCGGCGGTACGTCGAGGAAGACCAGAGTGGCATACATCAGGCACGGTGTGACGATGAGCAGCCAGAGCAGCGCAACCAGGTGGGTTCCGGCCCGGCGGCTCGTCCGGCCAAGAGAGGACGCATCGGTCCTGGTCATGGCGACGGTCAGCATGATCAGAACGGTCGGCGAGAGCAGGGGCTTCGCCACGGCTGCCAGATCCGGCAAGGCAAGGCCGATAAAGACTCCGAGCGCCATTACCAGCGCAGCACGCCGTCCGAGATACTGTAAAAGCCTCACCGCTGAACTTCCGTTTGTGTGCCGTGGCGGGACAAAACAAATGCCGTTAATGTCCGGACTATGGAACAGGTTGATTTGAACAAGTGTTTCGCTTCCGGCGAACTGACGGTCCAGCCCGACTGGGTCGACTATAACGGGCACATGAATGTCGGCTACTATGTCGTTGCCTTTGACAAGGCGACCGACGTCCTGCTGGACTATCTGGGGCTCGGCGCTTCCTATCGTCATGAACATGATGCCTCGGTCTTCGTGCTGGAGGCGCATGTGACCTACGATCGCGAGGTAGGACCCGGAGACGGGCTGTGTTTCACCACGCAAATCCTCGACCATGATGCAAAACGTATGCATGTTTTTCATCGGATGTATCATGCGGAGGAGCATTATCTTGCCGCGACCAACGAATTGATGATCATGCATGTCGACCTGAAAACCCGGCGCTCGGCGCCTTTTCCCGCAGTGGCGCTTGCGCGTCTGCAAGATTTGCAGCGGGTTCATGACGCGCTGCCGAAACCGGATGCCGCCGGCCGCACAATCGCGATCCGGAGATCCTAGGGGATGGCCGGTGATCGTCAGGCCACCTGGCTTCGGATTTTGCAGGACCGTGTGTCTGCGGGGATTCGCAACGACCAGGTCCTGCTTTCCGGGCTTGCGGTTGCTGTGGGTATCGCCGCCGCCTTTGCTGCTGTGTTGTTTCGCGAACTGATCGGGCTGATCCAGACCGGGTTCTATGGCTTTGAGCATGAGCGAGTCGCCTCCGGTGTCGCCGGACTTGCCTGGTGGCATTTGCTGCTGGCTCCGGCTCTGGGCGGTCTGCTGATCGGACTCTATATCCGCTTTCTGATGCCGGGCGGGCGTCCTCAGGGCGTAGCCGATGTGATCGAGGCAAATGCCCTCAGGGCCGGCCGGATGTCCGGGCGTGCAGGTCTCGGCGCTGCTCTGGTCAGTGCCGCGTCCATCGGCTCCGGCGCTTCCGTCGGCCGTGAGGGGCCTGCGGTGCATCTTGGGGCGACCATCGCCAGCTATATGGGGCGCCGTTTCAGGCTGGCCCGGTCGCAATCGCGCACATTGCTCGGCTGCGGCGTCGCTGCGGCCGTTGCGGCCTCGTTCAACGCACCTGTCGCTGGTGTTTTCTTCGCTCTGGAAGTGGTCATCGGCCATTATGCGCTGACCGCTTTCGCGCCGATCGTGATTGCTTCCGTTGCTGGTACGATCGTTTCGCGCACCTATTTTGGTGATGTTCCGGCATTTACCGTGCCGCCGCACGAAATCGCTTCCTTCTTTGAATTCGGTGCCTTCGCGCTGCTCGGGGTCACTGCGGCGGGGGCCGCCATAACCTTCATGCGGCTGGTGCCGGTCATGCAATCCCTCGCCGAGCGCACGCGCTTGCCTGGCTGGATTAGGCCGGTTTTCGGCGGGCTCGCGGTGGGGGCTTTGGCCCTTGTTTTTCCCGAGCTTCTCGGCGTCGGCTATGAAGCGATGGATAGCGCGCTGAACGAGAATTATGTGCTGTGGACCCTGATTGCGCTGGCTCTTCTGAAGATGCTGGCGACCGCGATTTCACTCGGCTTCGGTTTTGGCGGGGGCATATTCAGCCCGAGCCTTTTCATCGGTGCGATGGTCGGCGGGGCATTCGGCATCGTCGCCGCCATTCCCTATCCGCATCTCTCGTCCGGCCACGGCGCCTATACGCTGGTCGGCATGGGGGCTGTATCTGGTGCGGTCCTCGGGGCGCCGATCTCGACAATGCTGATTATCGTGGAGTTGACCGGGGATTACCGTCTGACGATTGCCGTGATGGTGGCGGTCGTTATCGCGTCTCTGCTGACCCGGACGCTGCATGGTCCGTCTTTCTTCCACAATCAGCTCAAGGCCCGTGGCGTCACCGTTCGAGGTGGCCACGATGTCGAGGTGCTGGGCGGAATGACTGTGTCTGACCTGATGCATGAAGGCGCGACCACGATCCGGCGCGATGCTGGTCTCCGGGACGTGCGTGCGGCGTTGCTGAAGGCGAATGGCGGGGTTGTCTTTGTGACCGGTGGGGACGGGCAGTTGATTGGAACCCTGACTCTGGCGGCGCTCGGCCCTGATGCTTTTGCCTCCGATACCGGGAGGGAATTTGACATTGGCCGATTTGTCGATAAATCGCGTCCGGTTCTGGGGGCGTCCGAAAAGGTGGGGCCGGTGATCGACAGTTTCGCTGGGATTGGCGATGGCGTGTTGCCGGTTGTCAGGGGAAAGGACAAGCCGGTTCTGGTCGGCTGGCTTGAAGAAGCGGATGTGATGCGCGCCTATAACCGCGCTCTGGAGCGGCTTCGGGACGAGGAGCACGGCGACCAAGCTAAACGCGGCGGATATATAGGCTGAAAAGGCGACGGGGTGCCTCCGTCTGCTCGTTGGGGACAAGCAGGGGATTGACACCCCGTCTACCGTTTGTCGCGACCATTTGGGACCGGCTCTTGAAAGGTGCGACAACGGATCCGTTAGTCTGTAGTAAAGCGAGCCATGATCTATTGTGTTAAAGGTAGTTCCAGAGGCTTTTGTGGCAATAGACCGAGCCTGCTCTTACATAGGCGTTCATCCAAATCTTCGGAGCCCGTCGGGCTGTTAGTGATAAGATAGATTTGGATTCACTAAAATTTTGTTAAAGGCCTATGGACTTCACCCTACCCGAAATTTTTCCTGCTGCACCGTATGTCTGACTTGTTTTTCGACGATGAGCCCGAAACCCCACCCGCGGGACCGGATGCCGATGCGCCCTATCTGAACGGCCTGAACGACCGGCAGGCCGAGGCCGTTCGTACTGTCGACGGACCGTTGCTGGTCCTCGCGGGGGCCGGGACCGGCAAGACACGGGTTCTGACAACCCGTCTCGCGCACCTGATCTCGACCGGTCGCGCCCGGCCCTGGAATGTGTTGGCAGTGACCTTCACGAACAAGGCCGCGCGGGAAATGCGCGAGCGTGTAGGCGGCATGATCGGGCCGATGGCGGAGCAGGTATGGCTCGGCACTTTTCATGCTCTTGGGGCCAAGATTCTGAGGCGTCATGCGGAACTCGCCGGGCTGCGGTCGGATTTCACCATCCTTGATTCGGACGATCAGCAGCGTCTGCTGAAGCAGCTTCTGCAGGCCGGAAACATCGACGACAAG belongs to Nisaea sp. and includes:
- a CDS encoding chloride channel protein, which encodes MAGDRQATWLRILQDRVSAGIRNDQVLLSGLAVAVGIAAAFAAVLFRELIGLIQTGFYGFEHERVASGVAGLAWWHLLLAPALGGLLIGLYIRFLMPGGRPQGVADVIEANALRAGRMSGRAGLGAALVSAASIGSGASVGREGPAVHLGATIASYMGRRFRLARSQSRTLLGCGVAAAVAASFNAPVAGVFFALEVVIGHYALTAFAPIVIASVAGTIVSRTYFGDVPAFTVPPHEIASFFEFGAFALLGVTAAGAAITFMRLVPVMQSLAERTRLPGWIRPVFGGLAVGALALVFPELLGVGYEAMDSALNENYVLWTLIALALLKMLATAISLGFGFGGGIFSPSLFIGAMVGGAFGIVAAIPYPHLSSGHGAYTLVGMGAVSGAVLGAPISTMLIIVELTGDYRLTIAVMVAVVIASLLTRTLHGPSFFHNQLKARGVTVRGGHDVEVLGGMTVSDLMHEGATTIRRDAGLRDVRAALLKANGGVVFVTGGDGQLIGTLTLAALGPDAFASDTGREFDIGRFVDKSRPVLGASEKVGPVIDSFAGIGDGVLPVVRGKDKPVLVGWLEEADVMRAYNRALERLRDEEHGDQAKRGGYIG
- a CDS encoding ABC transporter substrate-binding protein; amino-acid sequence: MAGLGDSALALVTDKAVVGEARREKFRMLLNDHFDLNWIGQFVLGRNWRRASPEQRETYLKLFEESIVFTYTNQFDNYSGQKFEVTGSGENGRYTVVKSNIVDPASPQGNVLIDWRLIEDGGQFKIVDVVIEGISMGITQRNEYSSVIESNGGKIEPLLARMEEILEGLRKRT
- the ettA gene encoding energy-dependent translational throttle protein EttA; its protein translation is MAAYQYIYVMKGLSKTWPGGREVLKNIHLSFLPGAKIGVLGANGAGKSTLLKIMAGVDTEYQGEAWAADGIKVGYLAQEPELNADKDVHGNVMEGMGETKDLLDRFNEVSAKFGEEMTDDQMNDLLAEQGELQEKIDAADAWDLDRKVEIAMDALRLPPGDADVTKLSGGERRRVALCKLLLSTPDMLLLDEPTNHLDAESVAWLQRFLHDFPGTVVTVTHDRYFLDEVAGWILELDRGKGIPYEGNYTGWLEQKQKRMEQEGRTEDARQRSLNQELEWVRQSPRARQAKSKARLNAYEELLAKSEEKSNDTAQIVIPAGPRLGGQVIEADHLSKGFGDRLLIDDLSFKLPPGGIVGVIGPNGAGKTTLFRMITGQETPDNGTFTVGDTVVLGYIDQSRDSLDGKKTVWEEISDGLDEIDLGKRKMQSRAYCGLFNFRGGDQQKKVGQLSGGERNRVHLAKMLKSGANLLMLDEPTNDLDVDTLRALEEALLEFAGCAVVITHDRWFLDRIATHILAFEGDSHVEWFEGNYQAYEEDKKARLGADAVEPHRIKYKPIARA
- a CDS encoding VacJ family lipoprotein; this encodes MTFLSRIHRAAGILFVLIALTGCATPPEETAAGPQIFDPIEPVNRLVFAMNDTVDIFVLQPTAFVYKTALPDPIQEMVRNFLRWLRSPVVIANSLLQGDTNNAGNATRQFFVNGITVGLIDWGQGEDWAYRDEDFGQTLGVHEVGGGPYLVLPLLGPSNGRDLAGRIVDTFFDPLTYIVSGQGAKNAITISRAGTRAVDFRARNFDQINELKASSLDYYARLRSIYLQRRDAEIRNGEPSGEPLTADGSKDFEDFTPSDRPVSETGELPTKSN
- a CDS encoding DUF294 nucleotidyltransferase-like domain-containing protein, giving the protein MDASMSFDSYPYRHRLSDVLTWEPLDIDVTATLSQAAAAMASRNVGSILVRDGGGPHVGILTERDIMRRIAMGEDGGSSVRNVMSFPVVSLPADALVYKALGRMERLGIRHLAVTDPDGKIIGVVSLRTILKTRNTAAFALGDAIESAPDSAAIAAARARLPALASALLQDGSGAATVAGAISAAMRDSTERAGTLALESMERSGLGPPPVPFTLLVLGSGGRGESLLAPDQDNAVIFDGTAEHDAWFAEWGTRLTDILDAAGIPYCNGGVMVSNPLWRGTPDDWRQRVGEWIGRGRGENLMNVDIFFDFAPVLGEAGLAASLRRDAITTARREVVFLGNLVQHIGAFRPPLAWDWFGLASGFQLQDGRVDLKLGGLLPLVSAARVLALRHGIEATSTFERFRKLRERKLISAGDAMAVAEALEAFMAAILRQQLADSAAGLEPSSKIDPSLLDRRERRTLRAHLTMVDIIQPMVEGAVAR
- a CDS encoding thioesterase family protein translates to MNKCFASGELTVQPDWVDYNGHMNVGYYVVAFDKATDVLLDYLGLGASYRHEHDASVFVLEAHVTYDREVGPGDGLCFTTQILDHDAKRMHVFHRMYHAEEHYLAATNELMIMHVDLKTRRSAPFPAVALARLQDLQRVHDALPKPDAAGRTIAIRRS